The Anaerobaca lacustris genomic interval CGGATCACCGGCCGTTGACCGACGTGCCAGTGAAGTCAAGGCGTTTCTTATCGGGCGGCATCGGATCGACGGTGCCGCCATAGTTTGGGGCCGACGCCAAGCGGCGCCCGGCCAAATCGCTCCTCATGTAAAGCTCTTGTGGGCAAGGTCTTGCGAATCTTCCGGTGGCAGCGGGGCGATGCGATTGGGTTTTTGTGGAAACACACCGGCGGGCGCCCTATAATGAAGCGATTGAACGACAAGGCGGAACGGGTCCGTTTTGCAGAATCGGTCGGCTCGACCGGCCGAAGGCGTGGAGAGTCCAGATCATGATCCAGGAAATCAAAGGCCAGCTCGCCGCCGGCAAAGGCAAGTATGGCATCGTCGTCAGCCGGTTCAACGAGTTCATCACATCGAAGCTGCTCGGCGGGGCGATCGACTGTCTCCAGCGTCACGGGGCGGCCGACGAGCAGATTTCGGTGGTCTGGGTCCCGGGCGCCTGTGAGGTTCCCGTTGCGGCCAAGAAGCTGGCCGACAGCGGCAAGTTCGCCGCCGTCATCTGTCTGGGCGCCGTCATTCGGGGCCAGACCGGCCACTATGAAGCGGTGTTCCAGCAGGTCGTCCGAGGCATCGGGCAGATCAACTACGACACGGGCGTTCCGACGGTCTTCGGCGTGCTGACGTGCGAGACGCTCGAACAGGCGGTGGAGAGGGCCGGCACGAAGATGGGCAACGCCGGCGCCAACGCCGCAATGACCGCCATGGAGATGGCCCACGTAATGGAGCAGATTTAGTCGCGGCAGCGGCGCTTTGTGCAAGGACGCTCGCATCGGGATGCATATTGACAAACGAACACGGGCCAGAGAGCTTGCCATTCAGGCGCTCTACCAGTTGGACGTTCAGGGGGCCGATCTGCTCCCGCGTCTTATGGGTGACTTCTTCACCGTCAACGAGCCCGACGAACGCACCCGCAAGCTGGCCTGGGAGTGGACCCGCGGGACGTGGGAGCACGTCGAGGTCTGCGACGAGCTGATCGTCGCGGCGACCATCCGCTGGCAGTTCTCCCGTCTGTCACCGGTGGACCGGAGCATCCTGCGTCTGTCAGTCTATCAGTTGAAGTGCTGCGGCGACATTCCTCCGAAGGTGGTCATCAACGAGGCAATCGAATTGGCCAAGCGGTTCAGCACGGAGAAATCGGGCCCGTTCGTCAACGGCGTCCTCGACGCCATTTTGAAGAAGCTCAACACGAACCCGCATCGCATGGAAGAGAAGCCGAGGTCGACAGGTTGAGAACGATTGCAGTCCTGAATCAGAAGGGGGGCGTCGGGAAGACGACCACGACGGCCAACATCGCCGCCGCACTGGCGGCTTCGGGTCAGAGGGTCGTCGCGATCGATCTCGACCCGCAGGCGCACCTGACGATCCATCTTGGGGTCGAGCCCCAGACGGTCCAGCCCGGCTCGTACGAAGTGCTGACGCAGTCGGCCGACTTCGAGCAGAGTCTGATGATGGTCCGCTCCAATCTCTGGCTCATGGGCGCCAACATCAATCTCGTCGGCGCCGAGACGGAGCTGGTCAGCGTGGTCGGCCGCGAGATCATCCTTCGCGAGGCGATGCAGTCGGCACAGGATCGATTCGACTTCTGCGTGATCGACTGCGCCCCGTCGCTGGGCCTGCTCTCGCTCAACGCGCTGGCGGCTTCGCAGGAGGTGCTGATCCCGCTTCAGCCTCACTTTTTGGCGCTTCAGGGTTTCGGAAAGCTGCTCCAGACGGTCGATCTGGTGAACAAGCGGATCAATCGCGAGCTGAAGGTCAGCGGCGTGCTGCTGTGCATGTTCGACACGCGGGCCTCGCTGCCGAACGAGGTGCGGGCGGACATCGAGCGGTTCCTGGACAACGCGCGCGGCTCGGCCTGCGCGTGGGCCGACGCCAGGCTGGTGCCCACATTCATCCGGCGCAATATCAAGCTGGCCGAGGCGCCGAGCTACGGCAAGACGATCTTCGAGTACGACCCGACCTGCAACGGCGCCGAGGACTACCGGCGCGTCGCGCAATTCTTCCTCGGCGTCCAGCCCGCGCCGGAACGCGATGAGGAGTCTGAACCCGCGCAGGAATTCGCGCCCGAGGCTGTGCCTGATGCCCAGGCTACCCCGGCGGAAACCGCGCGCGTCGAGTGGGAACCCGAAGCGGCGCCCGCTGGATCTGAGGCCGGAGTGACCTACGAAGAGATCGACGATCTCCTTGGGGATCCCGACGAGCCGATTCCCTTTGACTCTGAATCGGACCCTGCCGACGATGTCGAGTCCATCGTCGAGTCGGAGCTTCAGTCCTGGTCCGGCGGTGGTCATGAGACGCCGCCATCGGCGACGGCCGACTCGGAAGGCGTGGAACCATCCCCAAGTCCTTCGGACTTGAGGCTGCCACCCGTCGAGCCGCTGATTCAGGACGAAGGCCAAGTTGAAGCGGAAGCGCCGGACGAGGGCTTCGGATCGGCGCCGATCGAGATTCGAGAGGTCTATCCGCCGGTGCCGCGACGGTACAGCCCACCCCCATTGAAGAGCTATCCCATCCCCCCATCCCGCCGGTCGCAGGAATCGCCGACCGACGACGACGCCTCGAACGAATCGGCTCCGCCCGAGTCGGACAGCCCCGATCACCTTCCATAATCCCGAACAGGACGGAAGGCTACAGGCAGACACGCCCGCCTCCATCCTGCGGCCCGTCTATTGTCCCAGGAAGCCGGAGACCTTCATCCAGTTCTGGCACAGCATGGGCCAGGCGGAGGTGCCTTCGATCTTCTGGCCCAGTCCGAAGCCGTGGGGGCCTTTGGCGAACAGGTGCAGCTCGGCAGGCGCCTTGGCCTTTCGCATGGCGAGGTAGAAGTAGATGCTGTTCTCGGCCGGTACGCCCGTGT includes:
- the ribH gene encoding 6,7-dimethyl-8-ribityllumazine synthase encodes the protein MMIQEIKGQLAAGKGKYGIVVSRFNEFITSKLLGGAIDCLQRHGAADEQISVVWVPGACEVPVAAKKLADSGKFAAVICLGAVIRGQTGHYEAVFQQVVRGIGQINYDTGVPTVFGVLTCETLEQAVERAGTKMGNAGANAAMTAMEMAHVMEQI
- the nusB gene encoding transcription antitermination factor NusB — translated: MHIDKRTRARELAIQALYQLDVQGADLLPRLMGDFFTVNEPDERTRKLAWEWTRGTWEHVEVCDELIVAATIRWQFSRLSPVDRSILRLSVYQLKCCGDIPPKVVINEAIELAKRFSTEKSGPFVNGVLDAILKKLNTNPHRMEEKPRSTG
- a CDS encoding ParA family protein, which encodes MRTIAVLNQKGGVGKTTTTANIAAALAASGQRVVAIDLDPQAHLTIHLGVEPQTVQPGSYEVLTQSADFEQSLMMVRSNLWLMGANINLVGAETELVSVVGREIILREAMQSAQDRFDFCVIDCAPSLGLLSLNALAASQEVLIPLQPHFLALQGFGKLLQTVDLVNKRINRELKVSGVLLCMFDTRASLPNEVRADIERFLDNARGSACAWADARLVPTFIRRNIKLAEAPSYGKTIFEYDPTCNGAEDYRRVAQFFLGVQPAPERDEESEPAQEFAPEAVPDAQATPAETARVEWEPEAAPAGSEAGVTYEEIDDLLGDPDEPIPFDSESDPADDVESIVESELQSWSGGGHETPPSATADSEGVEPSPSPSDLRLPPVEPLIQDEGQVEAEAPDEGFGSAPIEIREVYPPVPRRYSPPPLKSYPIPPSRRSQESPTDDDASNESAPPESDSPDHLP